One Nocardia sp. BMG111209 DNA segment encodes these proteins:
- the phzG gene encoding phenazine biosynthesis FMN-dependent oxidase PhzG, protein MSSRFESVTGVVDLEFPEYDAPPEEPMALARQWISEAVSSGVREPLALALATADAAGRPSNRMVAVIDVSARGLVFTTHATSRKAREIAATGWASGLLYWRENTRQLSVSGPVAALSNGENILLWDRRPPALHAMSAASRQSEPLDDPEALLAEADSLAQQSPLPRPERFVGFRLEPHSVEFWSAAETRLHRRLRYEHTGNGWRVAKLQP, encoded by the coding sequence ATGAGCAGCCGATTCGAAAGTGTCACCGGGGTCGTGGATCTGGAGTTCCCGGAATACGATGCCCCGCCCGAGGAACCGATGGCCCTGGCCCGGCAATGGATTTCCGAGGCCGTCTCCAGCGGTGTGCGGGAACCGCTGGCCCTGGCGCTGGCCACCGCCGACGCCGCCGGCCGGCCGTCCAACCGGATGGTCGCGGTGATCGACGTGTCCGCGCGCGGGCTGGTGTTCACCACCCACGCCACCAGCCGCAAGGCGCGCGAGATCGCCGCCACCGGTTGGGCTTCGGGCCTGTTGTACTGGCGGGAGAACACCCGCCAGCTCAGTGTCTCCGGCCCGGTGGCGGCGCTGAGCAACGGCGAGAACATCCTGCTGTGGGATCGCCGCCCCCCGGCGCTGCACGCGATGTCGGCGGCATCGCGGCAGAGCGAACCGCTCGACGACCCGGAAGCCCTGCTGGCCGAGGCGGATTCGCTGGCGCAGCAATCCCCGCTGCCCCGGCCCGAGCGATTCGTGGGCTTCCGGCTGGAACCGCACTCCGTCGAATTCTGGTCCGCCGCCGAAACCCGGCTGCATCGGCGGCTGCGCTACGAGCACACCGGAAACGGCTGGCGCGTAGCGAAATTGCAGCCGTGA
- a CDS encoding PhzF family phenazine biosynthesis isomerase, with protein MTLPASAAPAPVPPAAAPPATLEIAWWELDGSGVTVDRLAAQLTDDDVPAGWRDVEGLDEKFWIADPTGARWGAVMVWRGEKPARLPPNSALELIGRPPAHRECFDVHARVRRPARPGHRYVVVDAFAREPLSGNPVAVFFDAGDLDGDRMQRIAREMNLSEVVFLLPPTGDDADARVRIFTPVNELPFAGHPLLGTAVAVGLERGVRRLRFETAMGTVPFEVEPNDDETVAHVSMRQPIPRWRRFERGEELLAALGIADSTLPVEIYRNGPRHVFVGLPDVGALSALHPDHRALSVFPDLAANCFAPAEGHWRARMFSPAYGVVEDAATGSAAGPLAVHLARHGLADYGRTVEIHQGVEIGRRSVMFARATAAGSGEITEVRVSGHGVVAAAGTLHV; from the coding sequence ATGACTCTCCCCGCTTCGGCCGCCCCCGCTCCGGTGCCGCCCGCCGCCGCGCCGCCCGCCACGCTGGAGATCGCGTGGTGGGAACTGGACGGATCGGGCGTCACCGTCGACCGGCTGGCGGCCCAATTGACGGACGACGACGTCCCCGCGGGCTGGCGCGACGTCGAGGGCCTCGACGAGAAGTTCTGGATCGCCGACCCGACCGGCGCGCGCTGGGGTGCGGTGATGGTGTGGCGGGGTGAGAAACCCGCACGGCTGCCGCCGAATTCGGCGCTGGAGCTGATCGGCCGCCCGCCGGCGCACCGCGAATGCTTCGATGTGCACGCCCGGGTGCGCCGGCCGGCGCGGCCCGGCCACCGCTACGTCGTGGTGGACGCCTTCGCCCGGGAACCGTTGTCCGGCAACCCGGTCGCGGTCTTCTTCGACGCCGGCGACCTGGACGGCGACCGGATGCAGCGGATCGCCCGGGAGATGAATCTGTCCGAGGTGGTCTTCCTGCTGCCGCCGACCGGCGACGACGCCGACGCGCGGGTGCGGATCTTCACCCCGGTCAACGAACTGCCGTTCGCGGGACATCCGTTGCTGGGCACCGCGGTCGCGGTCGGCCTCGAGCGCGGTGTCCGGCGGCTGCGCTTCGAAACCGCCATGGGGACCGTACCTTTCGAGGTCGAGCCCAATGACGACGAGACCGTGGCGCACGTGTCGATGCGGCAGCCGATCCCGCGCTGGCGGCGGTTCGAGCGCGGCGAGGAACTGCTGGCGGCGCTCGGGATCGCGGATTCCACACTGCCGGTGGAGATCTACCGCAACGGGCCGCGGCACGTGTTCGTCGGCCTGCCCGATGTCGGCGCGCTGTCGGCGCTGCATCCGGATCACCGTGCGCTGTCGGTGTTCCCGGATCTGGCGGCGAACTGTTTCGCACCGGCCGAGGGGCATTGGCGGGCCCGGATGTTCTCGCCCGCCTACGGCGTGGTCGAGGACGCGGCCACCGGTTCGGCCGCCGGTCCGCTGGCGGTGCATCTGGCCCGGCACGGCCTCGCCGACTACGGGCGCACGGTCGAGATCCATCAGGGCGTCGAGATCGGCCGTCGCTCCGTCATGTTCGCCCGCGCCACCGCGGCCGGGTCCGGCGAGATCACCGAGGTGCGGGTGAGCGGGCACGGCGTCGTGGCCGCCGCCGGCACCCTCCACGTCTGA